A single region of the Lagopus muta isolate bLagMut1 chromosome 24, bLagMut1 primary, whole genome shotgun sequence genome encodes:
- the BLACAT1 gene encoding bladder cancer associated transcript 1 isoform X4: protein MLQVMPQFTFACFCGLHGFCKMKRKKEEPSAEQETAV from the coding sequence ATGCTCCAGGTGATGCCCCAGTTCACTTTCGCTTGCTTCTGCGGGCTGCATGGCTTCTGcaagatgaagaggaagaaggaggaacccagtgcagagcaggagacGGCGGTGTGA